The following are encoded together in the Rhizoctonia solani chromosome 10, complete sequence genome:
- a CDS encoding PGAMP domain-containing protein, with translation MSNPKSEKYNAEPSRLEDQTIRKSSHSHLSRSDIFSRLVKLVGLSERSTKTPTHRYEVGRTGGLAVIGEQQAQSTVNLAVDRPRLMEGPDLSLIYGPAQLFNLDTGKNKCDKKSIRRKAKNLPVVEPIAHLIPIPESTSTSQRTSLIPDLSCVKINNFADQDALMETDSIRARAAIAMARAQLEHSRPASYNRKLERSSNHMMMLPNELDEYFAVQSSKEREKLSAQLAAHTKNEVHDRICEDDLGAMRKAVGQSQAMVLTLMAAKEAISQRATARKNHHSPLASSSATGDLPKPGRPGKPFQGLYRAGDIHLLPLHPFLFPNFHPLLMIVPPTTAYKELPNEYDNDDEIMKHIDVLMQSLTDSSNNAWRRSNENSLIDSGRRDYQRKPIENLSHSTSYSGLRHLSNETNRSQPNRLHLTPSAVPPVPTIPRPPTKASPPLPGAAGPAVQPFHGVKVENLSVTQMNDNGMFNQCNFILSSYNDFGELTHTTRVSYPRSVSHEPSLPNIPSGHTEKYFQQFARLPHLAARYCRSMVPNVASYLRQARSLPFDPHSKMSVGQSTELPSQCTFPRVTRAGANARTVFAANHPSQLKVNLDQLYHDPDLLAYFFMFWTCYIVCEVPFLEHLCRSLSLRSSVCL, from the exons ATGTCTAATCCCAAGTCGGAAAAGTACAACGCAG AGCCATCTCGCTTGGAAGACCAAACAATTCGTAAATCATCACATTCCCATCTTTCCCG GTCCGATATTTTCTCCAGGCTTGTGAAACTTGTTGGCCTATCGGAGCGCAGCACCAAAACACCTACTCATCGATACGAGGTTGGTCGCACTGGGGGACTTGCTGTTATCGGAGAGCAACAAGCACAGTCCACAGTAAATCTCGCCGTCG ATCGGCCTCGATTGATGGAAGGCCCCGACCTATCACTTATCTACGGACCAGCTCAGTTGTTTAACCTCGACACTGGTAAAAACAAATGTGACAAGAAATCCATCCGTCGTAAGGCAAAG AACTTGCCTGTGGTCGAGCCCATCGCTCACCTCATCCCCATCCCGGAATCCACGAGTACATCTCAACGAACTTCGCTCATCCCCGACCTGTCGTGTGTGAAAATCAACAATTTTGCCGACCAAGATGCCCTTATGGAGACGGATTCGATACGTGCTCGTGCAGCTATCGCCATGGCGCGCGCACAACTTGAACATTCACGACCCGCGAGCTACAACCGCAAGCTCGAACGATCTTCGAATCACATGATGATGCTACCCAACGAACTCGATGAATATTTTGCAGTTCAGTCGTCAAAGGAACGAGAAAAGCTGTCCGCCCAGCTCGCAGCCCACACGAAGAACGAGGTACACGATCGGATTTGTGAAGATGACCTTGGTGCGATGCGCAAGGCTGTTGGCCAATCGCAAGCGATGGTTCTAACGCTGATGGCCGCTAAAGAGGCGATCTCTCAGCGGGCCACGGCAAGAAAGAATCATCACTCGCCACTGGCTTCTTCTTCCGCCACCGGTGATTTACCCAAACCCGGGCGACCTGGCAAACCATTCCAAGGTCTCTATCGAGCTGGGGACATCCaccttctccccctccatccattcctcttccccaacTTCCACCCTCTCTTGATG ATCGTACCTCCTACAACCGCATACAAGGAGCTTCCTAACGAGTACGACAACGATGACGAGATTATGAAACACATCGACGTTCTTATGCAAAGTTTGACCGATTCTTCCAATAAT GCGTGGCGTCGGAGCAATGAGAACTCTCTAATCGATAGTGGACGTCGGGATTACCAAAGAAAGCCAATAGAAAACCTCTCACA CTCAACTTCCTATTCTGGATTGCGACACCTGAGTAACGAAACGAACCGTAGCCAGCCCAATCGATTGCACCTTACGCCATCGGCTGTTCCCCCTGTGCCTACTATTCCACGCCCGCCCACCAAGGCTAGCCCACCACTTCCTGGTGCCGCAGGGCCAGCAGTCCAGCCATTCCACGGGGTGAAGGTTGAAAACCTTTCAG TAACTCAAATGAACGATAATGGAATGTTCAATCAGTGCAACTTTATTCTGTCTTCGTATAACGACTTTGGGGAGTTAACACATACTACACGTGTGTCTTATCCGCGTAGCGTCTCCCACGAACCCTCTTTGCCGAACATCCCTAGTGGGCATACCGAGAAATACTTCCAACAGTTCGCACGCCTTCCCCATCTCGCCGCCCGCTACTGCCGAAGTATGGTCCCGAACGTGGCGTCATATCTTCGTCAGGCAAGGAGTTTACCCTTCGATCCACACTCCAAGATGTCCGTCGGGCAGTCCACGGAGCTTCCTTCTCAGTGTACCTTCCCTAGGGTTACCCGGGCGGGCGCGAACGCCCGAACCGTGTTCGCAGCAAACCACCCGTCACAATTAAAAGTGAACCTTGATCAGTTGTACCACGACCCTGATCTTCTTGCATATTTTTTCATGTTTTGGACTTGTTACATAGTTTGTGAGGTTCCCTTCCTGGAACATCTCTGCCGCTCCCTCTCTCTTCGTTCATCTGTCTGTCTGTAA
- a CDS encoding glutamine synthetase, producing MARPSSDTLSRLQKAIDLIPLIDNHAHNVFQTYDPSEKYPRESLVSEATGGALNDSIHSLPHLRMRKQLARARSRNYETFCRDLIKVAGIQIILFDDGIVNEFCHPISWHDRLTPYPNKRVVRIETLFESIVAAVGPQAAFDDFIHAIKGFVDDQEVVGFKSIAAYRSGLDVQPSNMETGSATSNAPIQFVEQSMEQATDSIPPFRVEHPVVVKWLLNTTLSIISGRGKPIQFHTGLGDNDIDLIKSDASHLQPLIKAYPNVPFVLLHSGYPYARQAGYLATVYSNVYLDFGLAIPLLSEVVNATCIPSGTILLGSPTIATGPAEVLAEYTDRQEIQFEEALEIAKRLFFENSNKLYKLGVKYTELDHATPSDSATPPEHTATTEVEKLTRIPNNLDLKGSISFIKSQGIKFIRLTWVDYVNMIRYRVIPNCSLRRIAESGPGVVRVGLSLGVQDSMPAGGVVSGDVELKADYSSMWKAPFAPGHAYMMGRFFEKEHSQRSWGIGHLSSHNLAQDNSMAGFRRAERELDARFLVGFETEFILLDHSNSPIRTGPWSSSQKLQCGPAADCVHEIAQCIIDAGIKLEMYHAESARGQYEVVTGPLPPLQAADALVSTREIIYNVARKYGYRATLSPRLYSNQSGTACHAHISVQSPRSNTPSNHPDIPSLPSDLASLMAGLLENLVSVCAFTLPVDACYSRVMDGVWSGGSWVCWGRENKEAPLRLCGSGKGFNIEIKSFDGTANPYLGLAAVLGAGVAGLSAKKRNDMHITARMPTQSPVLEPGLGLNMDFIRTWLPESAWEVFKSVREDERNNLKSLKQNKEHSDLSWKELSAIVCQEHY from the exons ATGGCAAGGCCATCGAGCGACACACTTTCTCGCTTGCAAAAAGCCATAGACCTGATCCCTCTCATAGACAACCACGCTCACAACGTCTTTCAAACCTATGATCCTTCGGAGAAATACCCTCGGGAGAGTCTTGTTTCTGAAGCGACCGGCGGCGCACTCAATGACTCAATCCATTCATTGCCGCATTTGCGCATGCGGAAACAACTCGCTCG AGCGCGGAGCAGGAACTATGAGACCTTTTGTCGAGATCTAATTAAGGTGGCAGGTATTCAAATTATTCTGTTCGACGATGGTATCGTGAACGAGTTTTGCCATCCAATCTCTTGGCATGACCGACTGACGCCATACCCCAACAAACGAGTTGTTAGAATAGAAACATTGTTCGAG TCTATTGTGGCCGCGGTTGGCCCTCAGGCCGCGTTTGATGATTTCATACATGCGATCAAGGGGTTCGTCGATGACCAGGAGGTTGTAGGATTCAAGTCCATCGCCGCATATAGATCTGGCTTGGACGTTCAACCGTCAAATATGGAGACTGGTTCTGCTACGAGTAATGCACCTATTCAATTCGTCGAACAAAGCATGGAGCAAGCAACCGATAGTATTCCACCCTTCCGAGTTGAACATCCAGTCGTGGTAAAATGGTTGCTTAACACCACTTTATCCATCATTTCTGGGCGAGGGAAACCAA TACAATTCCATACTGG GCTTGGTGATAACGATATCGATCTTATCAAATCCGACGCCTCCCATCTCCAACCGTTGATCAAGGCATATCCCAATGTTCCCTTTGTCCTACTTCATTCAGGCTACCCATATGCTCGACAGGCCGGATATTTAGCCACCGTGTATTCCAATGTCTATC TCGACTTTGGACTAGCGATTCCTTTGCTCTCGGAAGTGGTCAACGCGACTTG CATACCATCCGGAACGATTTTACTTGGGAGCCCTACAATCGCGACAGGCCCTGCTGAG GTGCTTGCAGAGTACACCGACCGACAAGAAATTCAATTTGAAGAGGCACTCGAGATCGCAAAACGATTGTTCTTCGAGAACAGCAATAAGCTTTATAAACTGGGTGTCAAGTATACTGAATTGGACCACGCTACACCTTCCGATTCAGCAACACCGCCAGAACACACAGCCACAACTGAGGTTgagaagctgacaagaataCCTAACAACCTTGATTTGAAAGGCTCGATTTCATTTATCAAATCCCAAGGCATTAAATTTATTCGTTTAACATGGGTCGACTACGTCAACATGATTCGATATAGAGTCATCCCCAATTGCTCACTTCGC AGGATAGCTGAATCTGGACCTGGAGTAGTCCGAGTCGGTCTGTCTCTGGGTGTCCAAGATAGCATGCCAGCCGGTGGTGTGGTATCGGGTGATGTGGAATTGAAGGCAGACTATTCGAGCATGTGGAAAGCGCCGTTTGCTCCTGGCCACGCATACATGATGGGTAGATTCTTCGAGAAGGAGCATTCTCAGAGGAGCTGGGGAATCGGACATTTGTCCTCGCACAATCTTGCACAAGATAATTCA ATGGCCGGTTTTAGGCGCGCCGAACGCGAACTCGACGCTAGATTCTTAGTCGGATTTGAGACTGAATTCATTCTCCTCGACCATAGTAACAGCCCAATACGTACCGGTCCATGGTCCTCTTCCCAGAAACTCCAGTGTGGACCTGCCGCGGACTGTGTACACGAGATTGCACAGTGTATCATAGATGCTGGAATCAAACTGGAGATGTATCATGCTGAGAGTGCACGTGGTCAG TATGAAGTTGTAACGGGACCACTGCCTCCTCTACAAGCAGCAGACGCTCTGGTCTCCACTCGGGAGATTATATACAATGTTGCCCGTAAATATGGGTATAGGGCAACTCTGAGTCCCAGACTCTATTCCAACCAAT CCGGTACCGCGTgccatgcgcatatatccgtACAAAGTCCTCGGTCCAACACACCTTCTAATCATCCAGACATCCCGTCACTTCCATCAGACCTAGCTTCCCTTATGGCTGGCCTACTCGAAAACCTCGTATCCGTTTGTGCTTTCACTCTCCCCGTTGATGCCTGTTACTCGCGAGTCATGGATGGAGTTTGGAGTGGTGGATCTTGGGTGTGCTGGGGGCGAGAAAACAAGGAGGCCCCGCTTCGCCTCTGTGGCTCTGGTAAAGGGTTTAATATCGAGATCAAATCTTTTGATGGCACTGCGAATCCCTACTTGGGCTTAGCGGCCGTGCTTGGGGCTGGTGTTGCTGGTTTGTCAGCCAAGAAA CGGAACGACATGCATATTACAGCCCGGATGCCAACCCAGTCCCCGGTGCTTGAGCCAGGACTCGGCCTGAACATGGACTTTATTCGAACCTGGCTCCCAGAAAGTGCATGGGAGGTATTTAAATCTGTACGAGAG GATGAACGAAATAACCTAAAATCCCTCAAACAGAATAAAGAACATTCCGATTTAAGCTGGAAAGAACTGTCTGCCATAGTTTGTCAAGAACACTATTAA
- a CDS encoding vacuolar calcium ion transporter: MSGQYAPVRDLDVEEDGHNHEAPDFPQAEPFRGSTETLVPGSTTPPGTQYARVPADQAGNGRAHIRPAFTHQRTGSSGAYADPWSPGYQRNKGRFSLGSTQELHSADQSKRFSRASLGPTQLRHASTGTPAPPGPPVSKWQNFKLKFQGHRIRERGHEVPGLWASLKAIVTCSWLNILFVFIPLAWVWGWKVAQPFVKDKKKSDYEDYVYLFILSFIAIIPLENICEFAGEQLALYCGESIGDLIIITLHNVAPGDHRRSGLVACPRTRSSFSCWWLKNLGAKNLKPRVTELNQSLLTVGVLALVVPAAFYTALPISTLSLMLPSLQTLRLLNSRRARPIAQLHMPPVSSVHAMEVAAQVVAVSDSTRGMILSLSRGISVILFVIYIGSRIYLHNPPGEGEAVAVHDAGYAMTPGHTPAPYFDQKRSTTPPMLTLLPPTSCIMTKIVKRLRRSSRENKGMQVTPRDTDGHHKPEVGPWPALVLLIISVGMITVTAECLVVAIKPIREQVDEKKMFTDEAMVRPGLAPPPFLRWGWAQRVYVFHPQVAAFTKRYPSGTHRESNKYRPCHSICPSLGPAPCARCMDRQHAPYIIICGRLFLVNSVTQDGRTNWSEGLIRLAFYHHCTSSVVLSRKCRCHFLSYCKSIEELLSF, encoded by the exons ATGTCGGGCCAGTATGCTCCAGTACGCGATTTGGATGTCGAAGAGGACGGACACAACCATGAagcacctgatttccctcaAGCTGAGCCTTTCAGGG GTTCGACAGAGACTCTAGTCCCAGGATCCACGACTCCACCCGGGACCCAGTATGCACGAGTTCCTGCTGATCAAGCAGGAAATGGTCGTGCCCACATACGCCCAGCCTTTACTCACCAACGAACTGGGAGCTCTGGAGCCTACGCCGATCCATGGAGCCCCGGATACCAACGAAACAAAGGTCGCTTTTCGCTAGGCAGCACCCAAGAACTTCACTCGGCGGACCAGTCTAAGCGATTCAGCCGAGCGAGCTTGGGCCCAACTCAGCTTCGACATGCGTCCACCGGGACTCCTGCTCCCCCTGGCCCACCCGTCTCCAAATGGCAAAACTTCAAGCTCAAGTTTCAAGGTCATCGGATCCGAGAGCGTGGTCACGAGGTGCCTGGATTGTGGGCTAGCCTCAAGGCGATTGTTACGTGTAGCT GGCTAAATATTCTATTTGTGTTTATTCCATTGGCATGGGTTTGGGGATGGAAAGTTGCCCAGCCATTTGTGAAGGATAAGAAAAAATCAGACTATGAAGATTACGTCTACTTGTTTATAT TGTCGTTCATTGCGATCATCCCTCTGGAAAACATTTGCGAGTTTGCGGGAGAGCAGTTGGCCCTATACTGTGGAGAG TCTATTGGTGATCTTATCATCATTACCCTCCACAAC GTTGCTCCAGGCGACCATCGTCGGAGTGGTCTTGTTGCATGCCCTCGTACCCGGAGCAGCTTTTCTTGCTGGTGGCTCAAAAATTTGGGCGCAAAAAACTTGAAGCCCCGCGTAACGGAGCTCAATCAAAGCTTGCTCACTGTCGG TGTGCTCGCACTTGTCGTTCCCGCTGCATTCTATACCGCTCTCCCTATCAGCACCCTCTCACTTATGCTCCCCAGTTTGCAAACGCTACGCTTGTTGAACTCGAGAAGGGCTCGACCAATAGCTCAGCTGCACATGCCGCCCGTTT CTTCCGTACATGCAATGGAAGTCGCAGCCCAGGTTGTTGCAGTGTCCGATTCGACTCGAGGAATGATACTATCACTAAGCCGTGGTATCTCGGTTATTCTCTTTGTCAT CTACATTGGATCTCGTATCTACTTGCACAACCCACCCGGCG AAGGCGAAGCTGTGGCCGTGCACGATGCTGGCTATGCAATGACTCCTGGGCACACTCCAGCCCCTTACTTTGACCAGAAACGGTCAACTACACCCCCCATGCTTACTCTTCTTCCACCAACCTCGTGTATCATGACGAAGATCGTGAAAAGGCTACGGCGCTCCTCGAGAGAGAACAAGGGGATGCAAGTCACGCCGAGGGACACGGATGGGCACCACAAGCCTGAGGTAGGACCGTGGCCAGCATTGGTCTTGCTGATAATCTCGGTTGGGATGATCACTGTCACCGCTGAATGC TTGGTCGTCGCGATCAAACCCATCCGAGAACAAGTAGACGAGAAAAAGATGTTTACCGACGAGGCAA TGGTTCGGCCTGGTCTTGCTCCCCCTCCTTTCCTACGCTGGGGATGGGCTCAACGCGTCTATGTTTTTCATCCGCAGGTCGCTGCTTTCACAAAACGTTACCCCTCCGGAACCCATCGCGAAAGCAACAAGTATCGACCTTGCCATTCAATTTGCCCTTCTCTGGGTCCCGCTCCTTGTGCTCGTTGCATGGATCGTCAACACGCCCCTTACATTATTATTTG TGGGCGCCTGTTCCTGGTCAATTCGGTCACTCAAGACGGCCGAACCAACTGGTCGGAAGGGTTGATCAGGTTGGCTTTTTACCATCATT GCACTAGCAGCGTGGTTCTATCCCGGAAATGCCGATGCCACTTCTTGTCTTACTGCAAATCGATCGAGGAGCTACTCTCTTTTTAG
- a CDS encoding FtsJ-like methyltransferase encodes MAIASTQPQVLNRLFPHVHAGWLQSPRGLVLLNHSTDSDGHSRLGIYHDTHACLPTIWSKHAPLAILCLLPKFTGGFIALCLSPALSPPVQCQHHAVPNPRCLGCRMAMGGQADSYMASEDFSVQQCYYSDKPPVDVPAVEEFAPLSPTSESSDFTSPIPGESDEESYLLRMRFAMQELDNQVEFVVGNRFLDLGCCPGGFSTYVLSKLPSIVGDGVSLPVELGGHSLAVPQALRSRFTVHWGDITRFNHASGHAGSGQFNRLATFPIPPNTYDLVIADGHRPPIILKQVGHEQRYARDLLLVSQLLAAIKAVKVGGSILVKLSLSLANQTLDGFMHRVVVALGELSSRVPLVALKPKSIYATAGSFYVLVRGVEAVPRRGLELNWKRCGLTCLGVGRSIPKRSINSLRKGNKKQEGMVAALLACARY; translated from the exons ATGGCGATTGCTTCTACGCAGCCCCAGGTTCTAAATAGATTATTCCCCCACGTTCACGCTGGGTGGCTACAGAGTCCTCGTGGTCTAGTCCTATTAAATCACAGCACAGACAGCGACGGCCATTCGAGACTTGGTATCTACCACGACACTCATGCTTGCCTACCAACGATCTGGTCCAAACATGCCCCGCTCGCCATCCTCTGCCTTCTACCCAAATTCACGGGGGGCTTCATCGCCCTGTGTCTTTCACCGGCGCTAAGCCCCCCTGTCCAGTGCCAACACCATGCTGTGCCTAATCCACGATGCCTTGGGTGCCGGATGGCTATGGGCGGACAAGCTGACAGTTACATGGCTTCGGAAGACTTTTCGGTTCAACAGTGTTATTATTCTGACAAGCCGCCGGTAGATGTACCAGCTGTCGAAGAGTTCGCGCCGTTATCTCCAACTAGCGAAAGCAGTGATTTCACGAGTCCCATACCAGGAGAATCAGATGAAGAGTCATACTTGCTAAGAATGCGTTTTGCCATGCAAGAGCTGGATAACCAAGTCGAGTTCGTGGTCGGCAATCGTTTCTTGGACCTTGG GTGTTGCCCAGGAGGCTTTTCAACATACGTCTTAAGCAAGTTACCCTCGATTGTGGGTGACGGCGTCTCTTTGCCCGTTGAACTTGGTGGGCATTCGTTGGCTGTTCCCCAGGCGCTCCGTTCCAGATTTACGGTACACTGGGGTGACATCACTCGATTCAACCACGCAAGTGGACATGCTGGGTCCGGCCAATTCAATAGATTAGCCACATTTCCCATCCCACCAAACACATACGATCTCGTTATTGCCGACGGACACCGTCCACCCATTATCCTGAAACAAGTAGGCCACGAACAACGCTACGCTCGTGACTTGCTGCTCGTTTCCCAACTGCTTGCCGCAATAAAGGCCGTCAAAGTCGGTGGGTCCATTCTCGTCAAACTCAGCTTGTCTCTGGCGAACCAGACGTTGGACGGGTTTATGCACCGGGTCGTTGTTGCGCTCGGAGAACTTTCGAGTCGTGTGCCTTTGGTCGCGCTTAAACCTAAGAGTATTTACGCCACCGCTGGGTCTTTTTATGTGCTCGTTCGAGGGGTCGAGGCCGTTCCACGGCGTGGACTAGAACTCAATTGGAAGCGCTGTGGATTAACTTGCTTGGGGGTGGGGCGATCAATACCAAAGCGATCAATAAATAGTCTCCGCAAAGGAAACAAGAAACAAGAAGGAATGGTTGCGGCGTTGTTGGCCTGTGCAAGATATTAG
- a CDS encoding Peptidase family M28 protein, translating into MRRSLGSLVFASALSAGASARSIWITQRDTGFPERISQYSDCLSTSYYGTYGQDLTHVFVSEPECLSTIQPYLTESAHTSAVREAKEDEEHKMLFWLEEALLDNAIRPAGIKSARESISDFVRRVNEAGRNLAAGQVLVNDEESEVASILYSTNTGTLVSLSPSNTGTLVSLSPSLLHELDKILPQYINPTMLPTTPLPLMAEKTKHSAKYLNKVLSNLRFNPDISRLTSSLSLDKMQDNIRWLTGEDSKSPIISRHSFSPGARVAADWIQGKFEAAGGKCKQKPFLEGFSPTLSVGSKELITQPDDSRGSFGSVRAPGGDDDGSGVTHVLAIAQAISDNKISFNTNVELVAFAGEEQGLLGSRAYAAELRQVDANITLMIQADMLAYRDPSEPLQLGLPEFIGLPEAGYLVANVSKIYAPELTVGLSAACAVITSRSMNKVSLPPRSSNAPDLSLTRCITTAVRL; encoded by the exons atGCGTCGCAGTCTGGGAAGTTTAGTATTCGCATCTGCTCTCTCTGCAGGGGCCTCTGCTCGCTCGATATGGATTACTCAACGGGACACCGGCTTTCCTGAACGAATTTCCCAATACTCGGACTGTTTATCCACCTCGTACTACGGAACATATGGCCAAGACTTGACCCATGTTTTCGTCTCGGAACCCGAATGCCTCAGCACTATCCAGCCTTACCTTACAGAGTCTGCCCACACTTCTGCTGTTCGAGAAGCcaaggaagacgaggagcaCAAGATGTTGTTTTGGCTTGAAGAGGCGCTCTTGGACAACGCCATCCGTCCCGCTGGCATAAAGTCGGCCAGGGAGAGTATCTCCGACTTTGTGAGACGCGTCAATGAAGCAGGGCGTAACCTCGCTGCAGGCCAGGTGCTCGTGAACGACGAAGAGTCGGAAGTTGCCTCGATTCTATACAGCACTAATACCGGCACACTCGTCTCCCTCTCTCCATCTAATACCGGCACACTCGTCTCCCTCTCTCCATCCCTACTTCATGAACTCGACAAGATACTGCCTCAGTATATCAACCCAACCATGCTCCCAACAACTCCTCTCCCTCTTATGGCGGAGAAAACCAAGCATAGTGCCAAATACCTCAATAAGGTCCTCAGCAACCTTCGATTCAACCCGGATATCTCGCGCCTTACATCTTCGCTTTCCTTGGACAAGATGCAAGACAACATTCGCTGGCTTACCGGAGAAGATTCGAAGTCTCCTATTATTAGCCGGCACAGCTTCAGCCCAGGAGCTCGAGTTGCCGCAGATTGGATCCAAGGCAAGTTTGAGGCTGCGGGCGGAAAGTGCAAGCAGAAGCCCTTCTTGGAAGGCTTTTCCCCAACGTTGTCTGTCGGTTCAAAGGAACTGATAACACAACCGGATG ATTCGAGAGGAAGCTTTGGTTCAGTTCGTGCTCCGGGTGGTGATGACGACGGCTCTGGCGTTACCCATGTTCTCGCCATCGCTCAAGCCATCTCGGATAACAAGATTAGCTTCAATACCAATGTCGAGCTGGTAGCATTTGCAGGAGAGGAGCAAGGCTTACTCGGCAGTCGTGCTTACGCTG CCGAGTTACGTCAAGTCGATGCCAACATTACACTCATGATCCAGGCCGACATGCTGGCTTACCGTGATCCTTCTGAGCCCCTTCAGCTAGGACTTCCTGAATT CATCGGTCTCCCCGAGGCTGGGTACCTAGTCGCGAACGTTTCGAAGATTTATGCTCCCGAGCTGACAGTGGGACTTTCTGCA GCCTGTGCAGTGATCACCAG TCGTTCCATGAACAAGGTTTCCCTGCCACCCAGGTCTTCGAACGCGCCGGACCTATCATTGACCCGAT GTATCACAACAGCGGTTCGTCTGTAA